A genomic window from Pecten maximus chromosome 2, xPecMax1.1, whole genome shotgun sequence includes:
- the LOC117320271 gene encoding N-terminal Xaa-Pro-Lys N-methyltransferase 1-B-like: protein MALEVKEEKKFYDDAKTYWKNVPSTINGMLGGFGQISVTDINGSRAFLRPFLTTGGGSTGTKKAIDCGAGIGRITKRLLLPMFDSVDMVELNQDFLDGAENHIGEEYKRIGKRFCCGLQDFTPEKGKYDVIWIQWVSGHLTDDHFVQFLQRCQDGLSENGIVVLKDNCSPEKVFDETDSSYMRTQEHTMELIVKSGLKMIQSQKQKGFPKAIYDVIMFALQ, encoded by the exons ATGGCGTTAGAAGTAAAAGAAGAGAAGAAGTTTTATGACGATGCAAAAACGTACTGGAAAAATGTTCCGTCGACAATTAACGGGATGTTAGGAGGTTTTGGACAGATATCTGTTACTGACATAAACGGATCAAGGGCATTTCTCCGACCGTTTCTAACG acTGGAGGTGGAAGTACTGGTACCAAGAAGGCAATTGACTGTGGGGCTGGCATTGGGCGGATAACAAAACGTCTTCTCCTTCCAATGTTTGATTCTGTGGACATGGTGGAACTAAATCAAGATTTTCTTGACGGAGCGGAAAATCATATAGGAGAAGAATATAAACGTATAGGAAAACGTTTCTGTTGTGGACTTCAGGATTTTACTCCAGAAAAGGGAAAATATGATGTCATTTGGATACAGTGGGTCTCTGGGCATTTGACTGATGACCATTTTGTACAGTTTCTACAACGATGTCAAGATGGACTCAGTGAAAATGGTATCGTTGTTCTCAAAGATAATTGTAGTCCTGAAAAGGTATTTGATGAAACTGACAGTAGCTATATGAGAACTCAAGAACACACAATGGAACTGATAGTGAAATCAGGACTGAAAATGATCCAGTCTCAAAAACAGAAGGGCTTTCCCAAGGCTATTTATGATGTTATAATGTTTGCATTACAGTAG